GCCCCACCAGGGCCATGGGGATCGTAGAGAATGGTTGAAAAGAGTTCATCCTGATGATCAAGCAAACGTTAAAGAAGAAATCGAGAATGTTCTTATCCAGAATTTCGATTCATATGAATATGAAGCAAGAATACGTCATGCCGATGGTAAATATAGGTGGGTTAGTGTGCTTGGATTCGGGATTGATCGTGACGTGAAAGGAAAGGCAACCCGTATTTTGGGTATCCGGAGGGACATTACCGATCGTAAAATGGCTGAAGATAAAATTCAGATGTTGGCAAGAATTGTGGAGTCTTCAGACGACGCCATTATATCTAAATCTCTTAAAGGAATTATTACCAGTTGGAATAAAGGTGCAGAGAATATTTATGGTTATTCTGCGGAAGAAGCTATTGGAAAAAATGTATCTTTATTGGCCCCACCAAAATTAAAAAATGAAATAAAAGAACTTATTGAGTCAATTAAATTAGGTAAACGTGTTTTTCATCATGATACTGTACGAGTTCGAAAAGATGGTGCAAAAATTAATGTTTCTCTTACTTTGTCCCCTATTTTCGATGGTTCTCGAAATCTTATAGGGATATCAACAATTGCCAGAGATATTACAGACCGTAAAAAAGCTGATGAAGCTTTAAGGTTATCTAATATTTATAATCGTAGTTTAATTGAGGCTAGTTTGGATCCTTTGATTACTATTGGTCCTGATGGTAGGGTCACTGATGTTAATATGGCTACAAAGAAGGTTACGGGTTATTCTAGAGTTGAACTTATAGGTTCTGATTTTTCTGATTATTTTACTGAGCCTGAAAAAGCTCGTGAAGGCTATCAACTGGTTTTTAAGGATGGTTCTGTGTCTGATTATCCTTTGAAAATTCAACACAAAAATGGAGAAATTACTCCTGTTTTATATAATGCTTCTGTTTATCGTGATGAGTCTGGTGATGTGGTGGGTGTGTTTGCAGCAGCACGGGATGTTACAAAACTTAATAAAGCGAAAAACGATTTAAAAAGAACTATTGAAGAAAAAAATGTGCTTCTAAGTGAGGTACATCACCGTGTTAAAAACAACATGCAAATTATTTCGAGTCTTTTGAATCTGCAAACTATGTATGTGGCTGATGATGAGACGATTAATATTTTAAAAGAGAGCCAGGACCGTGTTAAGGCTATGGCTATCCTTTATGAAAAATTATATTTATCTGATGATTTAATGGAGATTAATTTTGAAGAATATATTCGCAGTATGGTAAAGGGTCTTTTTTATACACATAATATTAAAGAAGGTCAAGTAAGCATCACCATTGAAATTGAGAATATTTTCTTAAATATTGAAACATCAATACCTTGTGGTCTTATTGTAAGTGAATTTGTTTCTAATAGTTTTAAACATGCATTTCCTAATGGTGAAAAAGGAAAAATAAAAGTGTCACTCCAGTCTTTTGGCGATAAATTTGAGTTAATTGTCAGTGATAATGGTATTGGTTTTCCTGAAAATTTAGATTTCAGAAATACCAGATCACTGGGCCTTCAACTAGTTAATAGTTTAGTTAATCAAATTGACGGTGTAATTTCACTTGATAATAGTCACGGAACTCGGTTTAAAATTCTATTTAATGAATTAAAATACAAAAAAAGAATTTAAAGATAATATAAATGGGGCTATTTAATGGCTAAAAAAGTAACTGATTTTGAGAAAATGGAAAAGAGCATTAAAGATTCAAGTGCAATTCTTAATTCAATTATGGAAGGGCCTGAAAATATCATTGCTTTTTCCCTTGATTGTGACTATAATTATATTTTCTTTAATCAGGCCCATAAAACGACCATGAAAAATATTTGGGGGGTAGAAATTGAATTTGGTCGAAGTATGCTGGAATATATTTCTTATCCAGAAGATAGGGAGGCCGCTAAATTTAACTTTGATCGGGCTCTAGCTGGTGAAAATTTTATTTTAATTGAAGAATATGGTGCAGAAGAACTCAGTCGAAATTATTGGGAAAATATATATAATCCCATAAAAACGGCTAATGGAATTATAGGTGTCACAGTATTTTGTATTGATATAACTGAGCGTAAAAAGGCCGAAAATTTGCTCAAAGATAGTGAAGAGAAGTTAAGCATAATCTTCCAAAACGCTAATGATATGATTTCTCTTAATTTGATGAATGAAACTGGTTTTCCTGGGAAATTTATTGAATTTAATAATGTGGCCAGTGAAAGATTAGGTTATACTAGGGAAGAGTTACTTAATATGGGTCCTATAGATATCGTTGCCCCTGAAAAAAGAGCTGAAATGCCTAAAAATGCAGCAATACTCCTTGAAAACGGCCATAATACCTTTGAAATACTACATCAAACTAAAACTGGTGAAAAAATACCTGTTGAAGTGAATAATCATTTAATTCAATATAAAGAAAGTGAAGCCTGTCTTGCAATTTCTCGTGATATAACTGATCGTAAAAAATCTGAAGAAGCCCTGAGAGAAAGTGAAAAGAAATATAGGGCTATATTTGAAAATGTGCAGGATATGTTTTATCAAACAGACATTGATGGTAAAATTATTGAAATAAGTCCTTCCGTCAAAAGATACTCAAAATTCAGTCGGGAAGAGCTCATTGGTAAATCTGTGGATATGTTATATAATAATCCTGAAGATAGAAAAAAGCTATTAAAAGCCATAAAGAACGAGGATGAAGTTAATGACTACGAACTTTTGTTAAAAGACAAAAATAACCGGTTGATTTATACCTCTGCTAATGCACATTTCCTTTTTGACTCACATAAGCGACCAATTGGAGTTGAAGGCTCTTTAAGGGATATAACTGAGCGTAAAAAGACTGAAGAAAATCTTAAAATTACTCAAATCCATCTGGCAGATGCAATGGAACTGTCTCATTTAGCTAACTGGGAACTTGATCTACCACAGGGAATGTTTACTTTCAATGACAAATTCTATTCTATTTTAGGCACAACTGCTAAGGATGAAGGCGGTTATTCTATGTCCATAGCAGATTATATTAAGAATTTTGTTCACCCCGATGATGCTCCATTTATTGCCGATGGAATAAAAAAATCCATTGAGGCCCATGAAACTGCTTTTGGCACGGGATTTGAACACCGGATTATTCGCAGGGATGGTAAGACTCGATATATGGCAATTCATATTAGAATTACCCCTGCAACTGAAAGCCAACAGACCCAGATTTATGGCTCTGTTCAAGATATCACTGAGCATAAAATGGCTGAAAAAGAGCTTAAAAATTCTATCAAAGAAAAAGAAATGCTTCTAAAAGAGATACATCATCGGGTTAAGAATAATTTAATGGTTATTTCTAGTTTACTGAATATTCAATCCCGTTATATTAAGGATAAAGCGGCACGGGATGTTTTCAGAGAAAGCCAGAACCGGGCTAAATCTATGGCTTTAATCCATGAGAAGTTATATCGTTCTACTGATCTTAAAAATATTGATTTTGGAGAGTATATCCGTACTTTTGCTATAGATCTTTATCATTCCATTGTTTCAAATCCGAGTTTGATTAAACTTAATTTAAATGTTGAGCCGGCCATGATTGATATTAACACTTCGATCCCACTGGGCCTTATTGTTAATGAATTAATTACCAATTCTTTGAAACATGGATTTCCGGAAGGTAAAAAAGGAGAAATCAACATAGATTTCAGACATCAAAATGGTAATTTTGTTTTGAGTGTTGCGGATAATGGTGTAGGCTTTCCAAAAGATTTAGATTTCAGAAATACTGATTCGCTTGGCCTACAACTGGTGAATAATTTGACTGATCAGATTGATGGCACCGTGGAACTTGATACAACTAATGGTACTGAATTTAGAGTGACTTTCAAAGAAATAGAATTCAATAAGTAATCATTTACTTTTATTGAATAAATTTTAATTGATTTTTAAAAATTATATATTTTTATTTTTAATTTATTCATCTTATTATATTCATTCATATATCAAAAAGAAATTTTTTATTTGTTAATTAATTAAGTTATTCTGGAGGAAAAACCTCAAAGAACAATTCTTTAAATTCAGATAATAATTCTTTAGGGAATTTCAGGCCCACTAGAATAAGTAAAATACCAGTTCCCATAGTATTTTCTTCATGGTTAGGGTCTTCTATTAATTCTTCATCAAATACTAAATTTACATTTGATTTTTCCTGGAGAAAATCCCAGAGTGTTTCTTTTTCGCTGTCAGCTCCCTTTGATTCAATATTATGGCGGAGAGCTAATTGAAGAAATTGTTCCCAATCACCATATTCACAAAACTCTATCCATACCATTCCTTTATAATCGATGCAGGAATTGCAGGTCTCAATTTCCCAGTGAAAGAAGTTCTTTATTATACCTTCCATCCCTTCATCCACACAAATAAAGAAGTCTTCATCAATTTTAACATCTACTTGTTTATGACCCATAAAATTCCTCCTGAGTAAGATTCAATAAATTTGATATTATTAATTGTTAATTTGTTTTTAATGATATATGTTAATTTTAAAATTAAAATGAATTATTCAATTTTCAAATTTTTAATCTAAATCTTTTCTAAGTTTTTATTTCACCTATCCAGATATTATTATAATTTAATTAGAATCTATATTATTCGAAGACTAAAACTCAATAAATCCTTGATTTTAGGGATTAAGGGAAATAATAATTTAAAATTTAATATAAATATTTCATAGAATAAATGGATTATAGATTTTCCAGATGATTCTCAAGCTTAGATAATTTTTCAGGTAAACCAGAAACGGTTAATATATCTCCTTTTTTCAAAACTTGATTTTCAGTAGGATAATTGATTATTTCCTGGTTTCTGATAATGCTTAGAATTTTAACCCCAAATTTTTTCTCTATTTCTGATTTCAAGGTTTTTTCTGGTAATGATGATTGTGTACTGATTTTTATCATAATCACTTCGGTGGGAACAAAATCCTGTATATCGCAATCAACTTTCTTATCCGGGATAACCCTTTGAAATAGGCCGTAGTTTTCTTCCCGCAGCCGGGTTATAAATTGATTAATTTCATCATGGGGCACCTGATATTCATCCAAAACACGGCTGAAAATTTCCACCGATGTTTCAAACTCCTCAGGAATAACCTCATCAGCACCTAAACTTTTTAGAATTTTAATTTCATCAATGTATCGGGTTCTGATAATTATGTATAGCTCAGAATTTATTCTTTTACCCAATTCCGTTATTTTACGTGTATTAAGCGGATCCGAAATAGCTATTACCATTATTCTAGCTTTTTGAATCTCTGCTTTTTTTAAAACATATTCCTGAGTAGCATCACCATAAACAAAATGTTCTTCTTCTTTATCAGTGACCATTTCCGGGTTTATTTCTATAACTACATAAGGAATGGCTGAGTTAAGAGCTGCCATAGAAACATTCTTTCCATTAACTCCATAGCCAATAATTATTAAATGATCCTCCAGTTTAAATTCAGTTTTTAAAGGTACTATTTGAGGATCTAATTGGTTGATCAGGGGAAGTTTATGCAATAATTCCGATGTTCGATGTGATATGGCCATTAAAAATGGAGTTAAGGTCATGGTAAGTAAAGAAACACTTAAAAATAATTGGAATATGGTTAAAGTGATTAATCCATATTGAATTCCAACTTTGGATAAAATAAAGGAAAATTCTCCAACCTGACTAAGTATTAAACCTACAATCACCATTATGCGCAGTGGAAAACCCAGAAATCTGGTGGCCAATCCAGCGGTAACTGATTTAATAACTAAAACACCCAACGTAAGAAGCAAAATAAGTGCAATATTCTGGAAAAAGAAGTTTATATTGAGTAGCATACCTATGGATACGAAAAAAAAGCTCATGAAAATATCGTGAAATGAAATCACATTACCCAGTGCTTGATGAGCATATTTGGTGTTGGATATTATCAAACCTGCTAAAAAAGCTCCTAATGCTGGTGAAAGACCTACTAAAGTAGTCAACCAGGTTATTCCAAAACAAATAAGGATAGTGGTTAATAAAAAAAGTTCCCGATTTTTTAATCGAGCAACGTGATATAATAAGGATGGAACCAACCACTTAGCAGAAATAATAGTGAAAATTAATATCCCCGCACCTTCTAACAGTAAAATCAGTAAAGATGGGCTGGAAATACTGTTGCCTGCAATTATAGGGGTCAATAAAATAATGGGAACTACGGCCACGTCTTGAAAAATAAGAATTCCTAAGGAAGTTCGGCCATGAGGAGTATCAATTTCGTTCCTATCCTGGAGAAGTCTTAAAACAATGGCTGTGCTGCTGAATGATATTAAAAATCCAATAAAAATAGAGGTATTAACTCCTAAACCCAGAATCCAGGAAATTAAAAAAACAATTACAAATGTAAAAAGTAGTTGTAGTGATCCTCCAATTAAAGCTTGTCGCTTTATCTGGGAAAATTTCTCCAATGAAAATTCTAAGGCAATGGTAAATAGTAAAAAGATAATGCCTATCTCTGCTAGAATTTCTACCTGTTGCACTTCACTAATTAGACTTAAACCATGAGGCCCAGCTACAATACCAGTTAAAAAAAATCCTAAAATAGCAGGGATCTTTATTTTATGAAATAATATGAGTACAATTACCGATAAGGCAAATATTATAACAATATCTTTTAAAATTATAAGTTCCATATAATCCCTATATTCTTTTTTTCAGATATTCAGCAAAGATTTGAACTCTATTTTTATTTTAATTATTAACTATATATTTTCAGAATAATTCTTTATATACCAATCAATCAGTTCCCCCGCAATACTTATTCGAGATGGCATTTCTGGAAGATCATTTACTTCAAACCATTTAGCATGAGCAATTTCCGCACCATCCACTTCTATGTCTCCACTTTCATACTCCGCAGTAAAACCAATCATCAAAGAATGGGGGAAAGGCCAGGGTTGACTACTAAAATATTTAATATTTTTAACTTTCAAACCCACTTCTTCCATAGTTTCTCTTTGCACGGCTTCTTCTAAGGTTTCTCCAGCTTCAACAAACCCGGCAATAAGACCATACATGTTGGAGCGAGTGTAAGTATGCTTGGCCATAAGTAGTTTGCCTTCCTTAACAATAGCAGTTATGACTGCTGGTGAGAGACGTGTAAAACTGGTAAATCCACATTCTGGGCAAAATTTGGCCATTTCATTATCCATAGTTTCTGTGGGAGTGCCACATTTACCACAAAACTGGTGATTTTTATCCCAGTTAATTATTTGAATTGCTCTACCTGCTAAAAGGTAAATATCTTCTTCTAAAATAGAGTAAACAGATTTTAGATCATTAAAAGCCCAGTCTTGAATATAATTTGCTTCTTCAACTTCGGCAGCATAGCAGGGGTGATCTTGAAGAGTACCCAGATATATTTTTCTTATAGTGGTGAAATTAAATTCTGCTAAGTCCTTAGAGAAAGGGATAGTTTTATTTTTAATATTTATTAATATTTTATCAGAATTAAAAACAAACCAATATGCCTTTGAGTTGTTTTTGTGATTAGGCCTATTTTCTGGATGGTATTGTTTGTAAATACTTTCCCTCAGCATAGAATTAATATTGTAGGGATGTTTATAAATAATTAATGTAGAGTTTAATGTAGGGATATTAATGGAAATAAAATACTATAACCAAGATTACAATTTATCTAATAGATTTAATAATTTAATTTTATAATAGTTAATTAATTCACTAAAAGGTCATATTATGGACAATCAGGAAAAGAAATCAATTGTAGAAAAGTATTTTGAAGCGTATAATGAATTTGATGTGGATAAAATGGTTTCCTATCTACACGAAGACGTAGAATTTAGAAATATTTCTCAAGGCCATGTCACACTAGCTTTAAACGGCAAAAAATCTTTTACTAACCAGGCTCGCCAAGCGGTTAGTTTATTTGAGAAAAGAGAACTTAAAATAGATGAAATTGAATTTGAAGATGATGTTGCTGATATTAAAATTAATTTTATGGGTATTTTAGCCTTGGATGTTCCGGAGGGCCCTTCTAAGGGTGAAAAAGTTGAACTTAAAGGTCGAACTGTTTTGAAGTTTAAGGACGATAAAATAAGTTCTATTGAGGATATTAGCTAAGAATTAATCAGTTATATCTATTTTAATATAAACTCAAATATTATTTTTATTTTAAAAAAAGAATAAAGAAGTAATAATTTAGGCAAGTCCTTTGAGCATAGCTGGGCGATAGACATACCAATAGTATTTTCGGGTACTTAATTTAGTATTTTTATAAGTTACTGTTGTTCCCGGACCTAATTCACTGTCACTGTAGTCACTGATTTTCATTTTAGTTTTGGTAATTTTTTTCAGGGTGATAATATCATGCCAGCTAACTACCCAGTGTCCACTGTATCTTCCATTATTTTTCACATAAAATGTTTGGAATATTTTTCGTTTATTGCTGGGAACATAAAGATAAGTTTTCCATGACATTTTCATAGGCCCGCTTTGGCCACTATAAAAATATTTGGTTCCCTGGTCCACTTTAAATGCTTTATCAGTTACTTTTGCTGCTGCAGCAGGTTCTGCAATTTGAATAACGGCACAAACCATTAGCAAAACAGCAAGTCCGGCTAATATATTCATTTTCTTTTCCATAAAACTCCTCCTTATATTTTATATTATATAATTATTAATTTGAAAATTGAACATTATAAATTTTTTCATGAAGGACGAATTTAAGAAAAGCTCAGTATTGCCAGTTTATTTTTCATTCAGGGTCTTATTTTGAGCCTCTAAAACAATTTAAAACAAATAGAAACGTTAATCATAAATTAATAATAAACTCAGAACCTTATGGAAATTGATTAAAAAAGTTCTTGGAAAAGACTGGAATAACTTAGAAAAGACATAGAATAACAATTAAAACTTCAATTAGCAAAAAAATTATTAGAAAAAAGAAATGCATCATTTAAAATATAAAAAATTAGGGAATTTCCCTAATTAAAATGGTAGTGATGCATAGGTACCTTTGTATTTAACTAGAGTCCAACTATTAATTACACCTAAACTGTTTTTGGAACTGGAAGCATCTGCTTTTACCCATTTTCCATTGACATAGACTTCGGAGTAAACATGACCATAGGTACTTCCACTGGTA
The nucleotide sequence above comes from Methanobacteriales archaeon HGW-Methanobacteriales-1. Encoded proteins:
- a CDS encoding potassium transporter KefB, giving the protein MELIILKDIVIIFALSVIVLILFHKIKIPAILGFFLTGIVAGPHGLSLISEVQQVEILAEIGIIFLLFTIALEFSLEKFSQIKRQALIGGSLQLLFTFVIVFLISWILGLGVNTSIFIGFLISFSSTAIVLRLLQDRNEIDTPHGRTSLGILIFQDVAVVPIILLTPIIAGNSISSPSLLILLLEGAGILIFTIISAKWLVPSLLYHVARLKNRELFLLTTILICFGITWLTTLVGLSPALGAFLAGLIISNTKYAHQALGNVISFHDIFMSFFFVSIGMLLNINFFFQNIALILLLTLGVLVIKSVTAGLATRFLGFPLRIMVIVGLILSQVGEFSFILSKVGIQYGLITLTIFQLFLSVSLLTMTLTPFLMAISHRTSELLHKLPLINQLDPQIVPLKTEFKLEDHLIIIGYGVNGKNVSMAALNSAIPYVVIEINPEMVTDKEEEHFVYGDATQEYVLKKAEIQKARIMVIAISDPLNTRKITELGKRINSELYIIIRTRYIDEIKILKSLGADEVIPEEFETSVEIFSRVLDEYQVPHDEINQFITRLREENYGLFQRVIPDKKVDCDIQDFVPTEVIMIKISTQSSLPEKTLKSEIEKKFGVKILSIIRNQEIINYPTENQVLKKGDILTVSGLPEKLSKLENHLENL
- a CDS encoding diguanylate cyclase codes for the protein MAKKVTDFEKMEKSIKDSSAILNSIMEGPENIIAFSLDCDYNYIFFNQAHKTTMKNIWGVEIEFGRSMLEYISYPEDREAAKFNFDRALAGENFILIEEYGAEELSRNYWENIYNPIKTANGIIGVTVFCIDITERKKAENLLKDSEEKLSIIFQNANDMISLNLMNETGFPGKFIEFNNVASERLGYTREELLNMGPIDIVAPEKRAEMPKNAAILLENGHNTFEILHQTKTGEKIPVEVNNHLIQYKESEACLAISRDITDRKKSEEALRESEKKYRAIFENVQDMFYQTDIDGKIIEISPSVKRYSKFSREELIGKSVDMLYNNPEDRKKLLKAIKNEDEVNDYELLLKDKNNRLIYTSANAHFLFDSHKRPIGVEGSLRDITERKKTEENLKITQIHLADAMELSHLANWELDLPQGMFTFNDKFYSILGTTAKDEGGYSMSIADYIKNFVHPDDAPFIADGIKKSIEAHETAFGTGFEHRIIRRDGKTRYMAIHIRITPATESQQTQIYGSVQDITEHKMAEKELKNSIKEKEMLLKEIHHRVKNNLMVISSLLNIQSRYIKDKAARDVFRESQNRAKSMALIHEKLYRSTDLKNIDFGEYIRTFAIDLYHSIVSNPSLIKLNLNVEPAMIDINTSIPLGLIVNELITNSLKHGFPEGKKGEINIDFRHQNGNFVLSVADNGVGFPKDLDFRNTDSLGLQLVNNLTDQIDGTVELDTTNGTEFRVTFKEIEFNK
- a CDS encoding pseudomurein-binding protein — encoded protein: YYNTKYGAVKTLSYRKGNCVDHAHLMNALMRAVGIQSRYVHVSGKFTSGSTYGHVYSEVYVNGKWVKADASSSKNSLGVINSWTLVKYKGTYASLPF
- a CDS encoding NAD(+) diphosphatase — protein: MLRESIYKQYHPENRPNHKNNSKAYWFVFNSDKILINIKNKTIPFSKDLAEFNFTTIRKIYLGTLQDHPCYAAEVEEANYIQDWAFNDLKSVYSILEEDIYLLAGRAIQIINWDKNHQFCGKCGTPTETMDNEMAKFCPECGFTSFTRLSPAVITAIVKEGKLLMAKHTYTRSNMYGLIAGFVEAGETLEEAVQRETMEEVGLKVKNIKYFSSQPWPFPHSLMIGFTAEYESGDIEVDGAEIAHAKWFEVNDLPEMPSRISIAGELIDWYIKNYSENI